In the genome of Calothrix sp. PCC 6303, the window GCACTTTGAACTAGGCTAAAGGTGCGAGTTACTAGTGATAGCGGACGAGATGAGGCTTCGCGGCGGGCGTTACTCATTTTGTCGTAGAATTCCGAGTCTTCAAACTGGGTGAGTTCTAGGGTGAGAGCCTTTTCGAGAATCATCTCATTGACTCTTTGACCAAGTAAGACTCGTAATAAAGATTGACAAATACTTAGTCCCCGCTGACTGGCAGTGAGTAATGCGATCGCACTTGCTTCTAAACCCACATATATTAAGGGATTAGGAGTATTGACATCTGCTACTTGTTGAGCAGATAAAAGTACCGCATCAACAATCAATTTGCCAATGTAAGCAATCCCAGCAGGTAAAAGCCCCGCAACTAAGGTGAAGACTGCCAGCATAACCGTTAAAGTTCGGCTGGTAGTCCATACAAGATTAATAGCTCGACGGCTGTAGCGAAAGACCGCGAGTGATTGACGTAGACCGTAAAATTTCTTACGTATTCCCATATAAAAATCATAGGGGAAATTGTCGCCAAAAGACAGATCCTTCCTAAAATTTTGTCAAGATTAGAAGTCAAAATAGTAAACGCTACTGAAATTCAAAGGAATCAATTGCAGCTTCCACGATTTTTAAAAAGCGATCGTAGTCCTCAATTTTAGCAGTGTAGGTAATAATATAAGCCTTGCTCTTGTTCAAAGTCAAAATTTTGAGATGTTTCAGGGTCTTATTAGCATTTTTAGTTGTATAGACAATTTGGTAAGCTTCTTTATTTCCTAAACCTGTTGTCGAGTCTTCAATTAGATTTTGGATACCGATACCTTTGATAATTTCATTTTTAGAGTCCTTTAAAGTACCGTTAGAGTCTTCTAAGCTAATAGTTATATTTTCTTGGAAATCATCATTGGGACTTTCTTTTTTAGAAACGAATGACACCCAATTACCAAAGGCACTATTTGAGTCTTGTCTTTTCCAACCTTCAGGATATTTAAAGCTAATTCCCATTTCTTTATAGGGAGATGCAGCTAACTGAATTTGATAATTTGTCGTCACTGATGCAACTTGTGTATTGGATTTGTACCAAAATCCAGCTAATCCAAAAGCTGCAACTAATCCAGTTAAGCCAATTAATATCTTTTTCTGAATTTTTCCATGAGATGGCGATTTTTCACCTTCTTTTAATAACTCAATCGCACTCATCAATTCTGTAGCATTTACGTAGCGATGACGATGGTCATAACGTACCATTTTATCAAGAATGTCGGCAAAATCAGAACTAACTTTGATATGATCGCGCCAGCTAATTTCTCCATCTTCTCCCCTCGGCATTTCCCCTTTATTGTTGAAATAAATTCCTGTCAAAGCTTGAATACAAATCACTCCCACTGCATAAATATCGCTAGATAACTTTGGTGTTCCTGCTGCTTGTTCTGCTGGCATATAACCAGGGGTTCCTATGGCAACTGTAAATGTTGTTTCTCCTTGCTGAGTTACTTGTAAATTGGTAATTCTTTTAACAGCCCCAAAATCTATTAAGACAATCTTGTTATCTAATTTTCTTCTGCGAATATTAGAGGGTTTGATATCACGATGAATCACATTATTTTCATGGACAAACGCTAAAATTTCGACGATTTCTGTCAATAATTTAATTACTTCAGGTTCACTAAGTTTAGTTGCAGATGGAGGAATTTCTTGGCTGAGATCGTGACCTTCAATATATTCTTGAACTAAATAAAAGTCTTGATTGTCTTCAAAATAGGCGAGTAATTGGGGTATTTGATCGTGTTTACCCAAATTTTGTAATGTTTCTGCTTCTTGTTTAAATAGACGTTTGGCAGCTTTTAACTGTGCTTCATCATCGAAGCGGGGTTGTAGCTTTTTGACAACACATCTAGGATTTCCGGGACACTGGGTATCTTCTGCTAAAAAAGTTACACCAAAGCCACCTTGCATTATTGAATGGATTATTTGATAACGCTCTTTTAGTATTTGATTCAGCATTTCTTTATTTTAAATTCGCTATAGTTAATGTGCCAATAAGTACAAAGCTTTCAATTGCTTCTTTAAATATTAATTTAGCGTTATTCTTATTGAAAATCTATGGTTTTCCTGATATATCTAACTATAAATACGGAAATCTACAAATATCACTTGTAGTTT includes:
- a CDS encoding serine/threonine-protein kinase: MLNQILKERYQIIHSIMQGGFGVTFLAEDTQCPGNPRCVVKKLQPRFDDEAQLKAAKRLFKQEAETLQNLGKHDQIPQLLAYFEDNQDFYLVQEYIEGHDLSQEIPPSATKLSEPEVIKLLTEIVEILAFVHENNVIHRDIKPSNIRRRKLDNKIVLIDFGAVKRITNLQVTQQGETTFTVAIGTPGYMPAEQAAGTPKLSSDIYAVGVICIQALTGIYFNNKGEMPRGEDGEISWRDHIKVSSDFADILDKMVRYDHRHRYVNATELMSAIELLKEGEKSPSHGKIQKKILIGLTGLVAAFGLAGFWYKSNTQVASVTTNYQIQLAASPYKEMGISFKYPEGWKRQDSNSAFGNWVSFVSKKESPNDDFQENITISLEDSNGTLKDSKNEIIKGIGIQNLIEDSTTGLGNKEAYQIVYTTKNANKTLKHLKILTLNKSKAYIITYTAKIEDYDRFLKIVEAAIDSFEFQ